A single region of the Nomia melanderi isolate GNS246 chromosome 12, iyNomMela1, whole genome shotgun sequence genome encodes:
- the Tollo gene encoding toll-like receptor Tollo, with amino-acid sequence MRGSPAFLAILLGTIFGVLGASLSKALRYKAPDECKWVATGDTEDDVSLVCRLRTINSELENTNFSVIQPQHTVRLRLECSDALFYQSSLSAGSFRPLVELRELVIEYCKIGNLSDDAFKGLKELRNLTVRTHNTDWSAMALDVSAGAFTDELRQLEKLDLGENNMWSIPEGTLCPLVNLEILNLTRNRLREVTSFRFNGVARCLSNLKELDLSNNSVESLPSAAFSGLTRLHSLDLRCNAISFMADRAFEGLSSLAILRLADNRLASLPPELFSDARSIQEIHLRNNTLNVLPPGLFSELTQLLVLDLAHNELTAEWVNAATFGGLVRLVVLDLSNNRIGRLDPTVFRDLYSLQILRLQENLLESLPENTFSALYNLHTLLLSDNLLTVIDATTLSGLYVLNLLSLDNNRLHTIHPSSLRNASSLQEFHLNRNQLKSVPDALKATPLLRTLDLGENLISEIPTGTFDHVAQLYGLRLTENHIGNLTKGVFDRIKELKILNLAMNRIQYIEPGTFDENLNLQAIRLDGNQLTDIAGLFTNLPNLVWLNVSDNKLKWFDYAMIPTGLQWLDIHSNEIRELGNYFEIESQLQLSTFDASENKLTEITGNAIPMSVERLYLNDNQISKVQSYSFFKKPNLTRVDLKGNHIRNLEPYALRISAVPPDKPLPEFYIGDNQYLCDCTMEWLQRVNRQNQSRVQPRVMDLESIYCELLYDREHAFVPLVEASHSQFLCKYDTHCFALCHCCDFDACDCEMTCPLNCTCYHDQSWSANVVDCSNGGHVSKLPEQIPMDATRLYLDGNDLRLVSSHAFIGRKKLKVLFLNSSNIEIVQNRSFNGLRDLEDLHLQDNRIRELRGHEFEGLDALKQLYLQRNKIVSIGNDTFASLRSLRVLRLENNRLTTLAVWTLPGSIEVSLSGNPWSCECDYLQSYREWIREPSVQVTDASSLRCVYNVTEFEAFGDEVFADNEFGFLVTGEKEKINETEVCSGAASIDNDAHRNYTKTIIEKQVLQDYLPLLVATLVGSLLVMLVCMLGFVFRQELRVWFHSRFGVRIFYRNHEVDRDDRDKLFDAFVSYSSKDEAFVAEELAPVLEMGNPSYKLCLHYRDFPVGSFIADTIVQAVESSRRTIMVLSENFIKSEWCRFDFKSAHHQVLRDRRRRLILVLVGDVHQRDLDPDIRLYLKTNTYLQWGDKLFWEKLRFALPDVPNNQRTTQRTRQPPPVRRQHNNRTSNGSRTVSVHI; translated from the coding sequence ATGCGGGGCAGTCCTGCCTTCCTCGCCATATTACTGGGCACAATATTCGGTGTCCTCGGCGCGTCCCTCAGCAAAGCGTTGAGGTACAAAGCGCCGGACGAGTGCAAGTGGGTAGCGACCGGCGACACCGAGGACGACGTATCGCTGGTCTGCCGCCTGCGTACGATCAACAGCGAGCTGGAGAACACGAACTTTAGCGTGATACAGCCCCAGCACACGGTCCGCTTGCGGCTCGAATGCAGCGACGCGTTGTTCTACCAGAGCTCGCTGAGCGCGGGCAGCTTCAGGCCGCTGGTCGAGCTCCGGGAGCTGGTGATCGAGTATTGCAAGATCGGCAATCTGTCCGACGACGCGTTCAAGGGGTTGAAGGAGCTCAGGAATCTGACCGTCAGAACGCACAACACCGACTGGTCGGCGATGGCGTTGGACGTGTCCGCTGGGGCGTTCACCGACGAGCTTAGACAACTGGAAAAGCTCGATTTAGGGGAGAACAATATGTGGAGCATACCGGAGGGCACACTGTGCCCCCTGGTTAACCTAGAGATACTGAACCTGACGCGTAATCGGCTCAGGGAAGTGACCAGCTTCCGGTTCAACGGGGTAGCCAGGTGCCTGTCGAACCTGAAAGAGCTGGACTTGAGCAACAACAGCGTTGAATCGTTGCCGAGCGCCGCGTTCTCCGGACTAACCAGGCTACACAGCTTGGACCTGCGTTGCAACGCCATCAGCTTCATGGCGGACCGCGCGTTCGAGGGACTCTCATCGTTGGCCATCTTGAGGCTCGCGGACAACCGGCTCGCCAGCCTGCCGCCGGAATTGTTCAGCGACGCGAGGAGCATACAGGAGATTCACTTGAGGAACAACACGTTGAACGTGTTGCCTCCGGGTTTGTTCAGTGAACTGACGCAATTGTTGGTGCTTGATCTAGCTCACAACGAGCTGACCGCCGAGTGGGTGAACGCGGCTACGTTCGGTGGTTTGGTACGTCTGGTGGTGCTCGATCTCTCGAACAATCGTATCGGCCGTTTGGATCCGACGGTGTTCCGCGACCTCTACAGCCTGCAGATACTCCGGCTGCAGGAGAATCTGCTCGAAAGCCTGCCGGAGAACACGTTCTCCGCGCTCTATAATCTACACACGTTGCTGCTCAGCGATAATCTGCTGACCGTTATCGACGCGACCACGCTCAGCGGCCTCTACGTGCTGAACCTCCTCTCGCTGGACAACAACCGGCTGCACACGATCCACCCGAGCTCCCTGAGGAACGCTTCCTCCCTTCAGGAGTTCCACCTGAACCGTAACCAACTGAAATCGGTGCCGGACGCGCTGAAAGCCACACCCCTGCTGCGTACCCTCGACCTCGGCGAGAACCTCATCTCGGAGATACCGACCGGCACGTTCGACCACGTGGCGCAGCTCTACGGGCTGCGGCTCACCGAAAACCACATCGGGAACCTGACCAAGGGCGTGTTCGATCGTATCAAAGAGCTGAAGATATTGAATCTCGCGATGAACCGGATACAGTACATCGAACCGGGCACCTTCGACGAGAACCTGAATCTGCAAGCGATACGGCTGGACGGGAACCAACTGACCGACATCGCCGGGCTGTTCACCAATCTGCCGAACCTGGTCTGGCTGAACGTCAGCGACAACAAATTGAAATGGTTCGACTACGCGATGATACCGACCGGTCTCCAATGGCTCGATATCCACTCGAACGAGATACGGGAGCTGGGCAACTATTTCGAGATCGAGAGCCAGCTGCAGCTAAGCACCTTCGACGCCAGCGAGAACAAGCTCACCGAGATCACCGGGAACGCGATACCGATGAGCGTGGAACGGCTCTATCTGAACGACAACCAGATATCCAAGGTTCAGAGCTACTCGTTCTTCAAGAAGCCTAACCTGACTCGCGTGGATCTCAAGGGGAACCACATCAGGAACCTGGAACCGTACGCTTTGAGGATCAGCGCGGTACCACCGGACAAACCTTTGCCCGAGTTTTACATCGGTGACAATCAGTACCTGTGCGACTGCACCATGGAATGGTTACAACGAGTAAACAGGCAGAACCAGAGCAGAGTGCAGCCGAGAGTGATGGACTTGGAGAGCATCTACTGCGAGCTGCTCTATGACCGCGAGCACGCGTTCGTGCCGTTGGTCGAGGCGTCTCACTCGCAGTTCCTCTGCAAGTACGACACCCATTGTTTCGCTCTGTGCCACTGCTGCGACTTCGACGCGTGCGACTGCGAGATGACCTGCCCGCTGAACTGCACGTGCTACCACGATCAGTCGTGGTCCGCGAACGTGGTCGACTGCTCTAACGGCGGCCACGTGAGCAAGCTGCCCGAACAGATACCCATGGACGCGACCAGACTCTACCTGGACGGGAACGATCTGAGGCTGGTCTCCAGCCACGCGTTCATCGGCCGCAAGAAGCTCAAAGTTCTCTTCCTAAACTCATCCAACATCGAGATCGTGCAGAACCGTTCGTTCAACGGTCTCAGGGACCTGGAGGACCTCCATCTTCAAGACAACCGGATCAGGGAGCTACGGGGACACGAGTTCGAGGGACTGGACGCGCTCAAACAGCTCTACCTCCAAAGGAACAAGATAGTTTCCATCGGGAACGACACGTTCGCGTCGCTGAGATCGTTACGCGTGCTCCGGTTGGAGAACAACCGGCTGACGACCCTGGCCGTGTGGACGTTGCCCGGTTCGATCGAAGTCAGCCTGTCCGGGAACCCGTGGTCCTGCGAGTGCGACTATCTGCAGAGTTACCGCGAGTGGATCCGCGAGCCGAGCGTGCAGGTGACGGACGCGTCTTCGTTGCGGTGCGTGTACAACGTGACAGAGTTCGAGGCGTTCGGTGACGAGGTGTTCGCGGACAACGAGTTTGGTTTCCTGGTGACCGGTGAGAAGGAGAAGATCAACGAGACAGAGGTGTGCTCGGGTGCGGCGAGTATCGATAACGACGCGCACCGGAACTACACGAAGACCATCATCGAGAAACAGGTCCTGCAGGACTACCTGCCGCTGCTGGTCGCGACCCTGGTCGGCTCTCTGCTGGTCATGCTGGTCTGCATGCTCGGCTTCGTGTTCCGGCAAGAGTTGCGCGTGTGGTTCCACTCGCGTTTCGGCGTGCGGATATTCTACAGGAACCACGAGGTAGACAGGGACGACCGGGACAAGCTGTTCGACGCTTTCGTCAGCTACAGTTCCAAGGACGAAGCGTTCGTTGCCGAGGAACTGGCGCCCGTCCTGGAGATGGGAAACCCGTCCTACAAGCTCTGCCTGCACTACAGGGATTTTCCCGTCGGTAGCTTCATAGCGGACACCATCGTGCAGGCAGTGGAATCTTCGAGGCGAACGATCATGGTGCTCTCGGAGAACTTCATCAAGTCCGAGTGGTGCCGTTTCGACTTCAAGTCCGCGCACCACCAGGTGCTGCGCGACAGGAGGCGCAGGCTGATCCTGGTCCTGGTGGGCGACGTTCATCAGAGGGACCTGGACCCGGACATCAGGCTATACTTGAAGACCAACACGTACTTGCAATGGGGCGACAAGCTGTTCTGGGAGAAGCTGCGGTTCGCGTTGCCCGACGTGCCCAACAACCAGAGGACCACGCAGAGGACGAGGCAGCCGCCACCCGTCCGACGGCAGCACAACAACAGGACGTCGAACGGATCGCGCACCGTCTCCGTGCACATATGA